The genomic stretch TATCACGGAGAGCGGCAAGATGTTGATTTTCTTTACTTGTTGAAAAAATTTTTTCGAAGATAGGAGCAACAAGGGAATTAAACTCAATAATTGCGACTTCATTGGAACAGAATTGAAGCCGTTTAAGATCAGCAACAGTAACGTGTCCGAGCCCTGTTGTCTGTTTATTACTTGCAATATGAGAAAATTGTGGCTTTAGATATCTTAATAAAAAGTACGTGAAAGCTGGAGCGTCATATTTTGATACCACACGAAATGTATGCTGATTAAGAATTGCTTTTCCACTACTCCATAAAAAGGTATCTATTGATGTATCGGGATTCCCAGACCACGAGAATAGAATATCTCTATCATCAATATAATACTTATCGTCTTTATCTATACAGCAATATTGAGTTGAATCAGTAATTCCATTTTTCAATTCAGCAATTTTGATTATAGGCAAGCCAAAATCACCGTATTCAGACTTTTTGAAAGCTGCACCATTTATATAATCAGCAAGGTTATATACTGAAATATTTTGCCAATCATCAGGCGTAATCCCACCAAACGGTTCAAAATCCACAAACCACGACTTAAAAATCGCTTGAGCTTGCTGCTCTAAATTTTCATTTATATTATCAATAAAGCCTTATCAACGGCGAGGTTTTACAAACAGAACTGCCGTTGCTTGTCGTTCTCAATTATACTTAAGGAGAACGACAATGAAACGACAATTAATTACTGAAATCGAACAGAAAATGCTCAAGCAACTGGATAATGCACAGCTTGAAGCTCTGCACAAAGTGCTTATTCAGACATTTAAGCAGTATGAAATAAGCGAAACAAATTCCAATGACGATGAACCGGAGAATAGTGATATCCTTTCTGAGTTTCTTTCTGCTAAGCGGATTGAAGGTTGTTCCGAGAAATCGCTGAATTACTATTGTAAAACAATCACAGCTGCATTAAATAGCATCAATAAAGGGATAAAGCATATTACTACGGATGATCTACGCGGTTACCTTACAAAATATCAGGAAGAAAAGAAATCAAGCAAGGTGACAATGGATAATATCCGGCGTATTCTATCAAGTTTTTTCTCTTGGTTAGAGGACGAGGATTATATTATTAAAAGTCCTGTTCGACGGATCCATAAGGTTAAGACAAGCAAAACAATCAAAGAAACCTATACTGATGAAAACTTGGAGCTGATGCGCGACAGCTGTGTTGAGTTGCGTGATTTAGCGATGATTGATCTGTTGGCTTCTACAGGTATGCGTGTTGGTGAGATGGTCTTGCTTAATCGTGAAGATATCAATTTTACCGAGCGTGAATGCGTCGTACTCGGCAAGGGTGACAAAGAACGAATAGTATACTTTGATGCTCGTACAAAGATCCATTTACGTAATTATATAGATTCACGATCAGACAGTAACCCGGCGCTGTTTGTTTCCCTTCGCTCTCCTCATAATCGCTTATCAATCGGCGGAGTGGAACTTCGATTGCGAGAAATGGGCAAGCGTTTGGGAATCAACAAGGTACATCCGCATAAATTCAGACGAACGCTCGCAACAATGGCGATAGATAAAGGCATGCCGATAGAGCAGTTACAACGCTTGCTTGGACATCAAAGAATTGATACTACCTTGCAATACGCAATGGTAAAACAAAGCAACGTAAAAATAGCACATAGGAAATATATAGGATAGGGCGACTAATATGAGTAATTGGACTATGAAAAAACTAAGTGAAATTGTAAGTTTTAATCCAAGAGAAACAATAAAAAGGGGAACTCTTGCAAAAAAGATTGCTATGGATAATCTTGTCCCTTTTTGTCGTGATGTCCCGAGCTTCGAGATCACAGAGTTTAACGGTGGTACTAAGTTCCGAAACGGTGATACGATAATGGCAAGAATAACCCCTTGCCTTGAAAACGGTAAGACTGCTAAAATAAACATTTTAGGTGATAATGAGGTAGGATTTGGTTCAACTGAGTATATTGTATTCCGAGCCATTGAAGGATTATCGAATGAAGATTATGTATACTATCTTGTTTGTAGTCCAATTGTGAGGGAGTCGGCAATAAAGTCAATGGTTGGTTCATCAGGGCGGCAACGAGTGCAAACCGATGTACTTAAGAACCTTGAAATATGTGTTCCTGACTTAGAAACACAAGATAAAATTGGTTTGATACTCAAATCTATTGACGATAAGATTACGATAAATAAAAAGATAAATGAAAATTTAGAGCAGCAGGCACAGGCGATTTTTAAGTCTTGGTTTGTGGATTTTGAGCCTTTTGGTGGGGTTGTGCCTGATGAAATGCAATTAGTTCCGTTGCAAGATCTATGTGAGGTGGTTACAAAAGGAACAACCCCAACCACTTTGGGAAAATCGTTTTCTAATCAAGGTATAAATTTCATAAAGGCTGAATCAATTCTCAACAATCATTCTTTGGATAGAGGACGTTTTGCGTATATCGATGAAGAGACAAATTCTCTTCTAAAACGATCTATTATAAAGGAAGGCGATATTGTTTTCACCATCGCAGGTACACTTGGAAGATTTGCGCTTGTCGATGATACAGTTTTACCAGCAAATACAAATCAAGCTGTTGCTATTATTAGAGCCAATAAAACTAAACTCCTTCCTGAATACTTATATAGTTTCTTTTTAGGCAATTGGCATAATGATTACTATAAAAAACGAGTTCAACAAGCTGTTCAAGCTAATCTTAGCCTTACCACAATCAAATCGTTGCCTATTGCAATGTTATCAAACGAAACAACAGATAATTACAACCGATTAATTATTCCTATTATTCAAACTATGAAAACAAACGAATATGAAAATCAACACCTTGGCGCTCTCCGTGATACCCTCCTACCTAAGCTTATGAGCGGCGAGATTGATGTGTCAGAGGTCAAGATTTAAGCCGCTAAATTTTCATTTATGATAGGATTGAGAAAATGCAGATAAGTGATATAAAATCTAATCAAATAAAGCCTTTCGAAATTGAAAACGACAAACTGACTCGCTTGTTTAGCTTTTTTCTGCATACAGCACCTACTATTGACAGTGCATCTGCTTCAATAATTGATTCTGGACGGTTACAGAGAAATTGGGATACTTTCATCTCAAGCGTGTCAAATGACTGCTTTGTTTTTTTAGCTCCAAATTGTGTTATTGAACGTTACTTTGAGAAATATAATTTACATAATGAAGCGAATATAAACAGACGTAGTAAAGGATTTATTTGTAAGCGCAAAGTGAATACGGAAAAAGACTATGAGTGTGTATTGAGACACCTTCGCAATGCAATCGCACACAGCAACGTATATATGAATGATGCGGGTAATAGAAAATATATTCTTTTTGAGGATTTTAATAAAACCAAAAAACAAAGCTCTATAATACTACTATCCCAAGCAGATTTAGCAAGATTAAAGAAGGAAATTATGAAATAGGAGGGAGAGCTATGCCCTACACCGAATCAAGCTATGAAAACGCTATCATACAGCTTTTTGAAGAAATGGGATATACCCATGCCTACGGACCGGATATTGAGCGTGATTATAAAGTACCATATTATGCGGACGAGCTGACCGCGGCATTATACCGGCTGAATCCGTCGCTGCCTGAAGAAGCCATCTCCGACGCGCTTTACAAGTTGACAAATTATGAGAACGGCGAATTGGTGCAGAAGAATGCCGTGTTTATGGATTATCTGCAAAACGGTGTAGAGGTGCGTTATACCGAGAAGGGCGAGGAACGCTCAGCTCTTTGCTATCTTGTTGACTATTCCAATATTGACAACAACTCCTTTGTTGTGGCAAATCAGTGGACGTATATTGAAAACTCCGAAAAACGTCCGGATGTGCTGCTGTTTATCAACGGCTTGCCTGTGGTGCTGATGGAGCTGAAATCTCCCTCCCGTGAGGAAACCGACGCTTCCGAAGCCTATACACAGATCCGGAATTATATGCACGCTATTCCGTCGATGTTCATCTACAACGCCATTTGCGTAATGAGCGACCTTTCAGAAAACCGTGCAGGCACGATCACCTCCGGTGAAGATCGCTTTATGGAATGGAAAACGAAGGACGGAAGC from Ruminococcus bovis encodes the following:
- a CDS encoding restriction endonuclease subunit S — encoded protein: MDFEPFGGITPDDWQNISVYNLADYINGAAFKKSEYGDFGLPIIKIAELKNGITDSTQYCCIDKDDKYYIDDRDILFSWSGNPDTSIDTFLWSSGKAILNQHTFRVVSKYDAPAFTYFLLRYLKPQFSHIASNKQTTGLGHVTVADLKRLQFCSNEVAIIEFNSLVAPIFEKIFSTSKENQHLAALRDTLLPKLMSGELDVSEVKI
- the xerA gene encoding site-specific tyrosine recombinase/integron integrase, which gives rise to MKRQLITEIEQKMLKQLDNAQLEALHKVLIQTFKQYEISETNSNDDEPENSDILSEFLSAKRIEGCSEKSLNYYCKTITAALNSINKGIKHITTDDLRGYLTKYQEEKKSSKVTMDNIRRILSSFFSWLEDEDYIIKSPVRRIHKVKTSKTIKETYTDENLELMRDSCVELRDLAMIDLLASTGMRVGEMVLLNREDINFTERECVVLGKGDKERIVYFDARTKIHLRNYIDSRSDSNPALFVSLRSPHNRLSIGGVELRLREMGKRLGINKVHPHKFRRTLATMAIDKGMPIEQLQRLLGHQRIDTTLQYAMVKQSNVKIAHRKYIG
- a CDS encoding restriction endonuclease subunit S yields the protein MSNWTMKKLSEIVSFNPRETIKRGTLAKKIAMDNLVPFCRDVPSFEITEFNGGTKFRNGDTIMARITPCLENGKTAKINILGDNEVGFGSTEYIVFRAIEGLSNEDYVYYLVCSPIVRESAIKSMVGSSGRQRVQTDVLKNLEICVPDLETQDKIGLILKSIDDKITINKKINENLEQQAQAIFKSWFVDFEPFGGVVPDEMQLVPLQDLCEVVTKGTTPTTLGKSFSNQGINFIKAESILNNHSLDRGRFAYIDEETNSLLKRSIIKEGDIVFTIAGTLGRFALVDDTVLPANTNQAVAIIRANKTKLLPEYLYSFFLGNWHNDYYKKRVQQAVQANLSLTTIKSLPIAMLSNETTDNYNRLIIPIIQTMKTNEYENQHLGALRDTLLPKLMSGEIDVSEVKI